A genome region from Proteus vulgaris includes the following:
- a CDS encoding GNAT family N-acetyltransferase, translating into MTAIQTITPNIVIRAIEEKDNAGIARVIREVSAEHGLTADKGFAVADPILDTLYEVYHQPRSAYWVVEMEGEVVGGGGVAPLAGGDGNTCELQKMYLSSKLRGKGIAKKIVLQSLEFGKEQGFSRCYLETTDILKAAVGLYEKLGFEFIDEALGNTGHSDCEIRMVKSL; encoded by the coding sequence ATGACTGCAATCCAAACTATAACCCCAAATATTGTTATCCGAGCTATTGAAGAAAAAGACAACGCAGGTATTGCACGCGTTATTCGTGAAGTCTCTGCTGAGCATGGCTTAACCGCCGATAAAGGCTTTGCGGTTGCCGATCCCATTTTAGATACCCTCTATGAAGTTTATCATCAGCCACGCAGTGCTTACTGGGTTGTTGAAATGGAGGGGGAAGTTGTTGGTGGTGGTGGTGTCGCGCCACTTGCTGGAGGTGATGGCAATACTTGTGAATTACAAAAGATGTACCTTTCATCCAAACTACGTGGCAAAGGTATTGCGAAAAAAATTGTTCTACAATCTCTTGAATTTGGTAAAGAGCAAGGCTTTAGCCGTTGCTATTTAGAAACCACAGACATCTTAAAAGCAGCTGTCGGTTTATATGAAAAACTCGGATTCGAATTTATTGATGAAGCATTAGGTAACACGGGACATAGTGACTGTGAGATCCGTATGGTGAAA
- the lptF gene encoding LPS export ABC transporter permease LptF, whose protein sequence is MIIIRYLARETLKSQIAILFILMLIFFSQKLVEILGAAVEGNIPTNLVVSLLWLGIPEMAQLILPLSLFLGLLMTYSKLYVESEITVMNACGIGKKALVQAALLLSLLTSALAAGNVIWLIPWSSAHQEQVLEDAKANPSLAALMEGQFKMSSDRNMVLYLGSVKGNQFQDVFLAQLRPTQDQRPSVVVADKGYTKELPNGNQIVVLSEGTRYEGTAVLRDFRITDFNDYQAVIGHRESTISSNRVEQKTMTELWHSNETESIAEFHWRLTLIFSVVIMAVMVVPLSEVNPRQGRVLSMLPAMLLYLVFFLLQSSLHSNGEKGKVDPLIAMWSVNGVYLALALLLNVWDTLPMRKFRARFKKGVA, encoded by the coding sequence GTGATTATAATTCGATATTTAGCTCGGGAAACCCTTAAAAGTCAGATAGCCATCTTATTTATTCTGATGCTTATCTTTTTTAGCCAGAAACTGGTTGAAATTTTAGGGGCTGCTGTTGAAGGTAACATTCCTACAAACCTCGTGGTTTCTCTGCTGTGGCTGGGAATTCCTGAGATGGCACAGCTTATTCTTCCATTAAGCCTTTTTCTTGGGCTTCTGATGACTTACAGCAAACTTTATGTTGAAAGTGAGATAACCGTCATGAATGCGTGCGGAATAGGTAAGAAAGCATTAGTGCAAGCTGCACTGTTGCTCTCATTACTGACCAGCGCATTAGCAGCAGGAAATGTCATTTGGCTTATTCCTTGGTCTTCAGCGCATCAAGAGCAAGTACTTGAGGATGCTAAAGCCAACCCAAGTTTAGCGGCATTGATGGAAGGGCAATTTAAAATGTCCAGCGACCGTAATATGGTGCTCTATCTTGGTAGTGTAAAAGGAAATCAATTCCAAGATGTCTTCCTTGCACAACTGCGTCCAACGCAAGATCAGCGTCCTTCTGTTGTGGTGGCAGATAAAGGCTATACCAAAGAATTACCTAACGGGAATCAGATAGTCGTATTAAGCGAGGGAACTCGCTATGAAGGTACGGCGGTACTACGTGATTTTCGTATTACCGATTTTAATGATTACCAAGCGGTTATTGGGCACCGTGAATCGACCATCAGCAGTAATCGTGTAGAACAAAAGACGATGACTGAACTTTGGCATTCGAATGAAACAGAGTCTATTGCTGAATTCCATTGGCGCTTAACCTTGATTTTCTCTGTTGTCATTATGGCTGTGATGGTCGTACCCTTAAGTGAGGTTAATCCACGTCAAGGCCGCGTATTAAGTATGTTACCAGCTATGCTGCTTTATCTGGTGTTCTTCTTGCTACAAAGTTCATTGCACTCTAATGGTGAAAAAGGAAAAGTTGATCCTCTCATTGCGATGTGGAGTGTTAATGGCGTTTATCTCGCCTTAGCTCTCTTATTAAATGTTTGGGATACCTTGCCTATGCGTAAATTCCGTGCTCGCTTTAAGAAAGGAGTTGCCTGA
- the pepA gene encoding leucyl aminopeptidase translates to MEFNVKSGSPEKQRSACIIVGVFEPRRLSPIAEQLDKISDGYISALLRRGELEGKVGQSLLLHHVPNVLSERVLLIGCGKERELDERQYKQIIQKTINTLNETGSMEAVCFLTELHVKGRNNYWKVRQAVETAKDCLYTFDQLKSNKTELRRPLRKMVFNVPTRRELPSGERAIAHGLAIASGIKACKDLANMPPNICNAAYLASQARQLADSSTNVSTRVIGEEQMKELNMNAYLAVGQGSQNESLMSIIEYKGNKDPEARPIVLVGKGLTFDSGGISIKPADGMDEMKYDMCGAATVYGVMRVVAELQLPINVIGVLAGCENMPGGKAYRPGDILTTMSGQTVEVLNTDAEGRLVLCDTLTYVERFEPELVVDIATLTGACMVALGHHYSGLMSNHNPLAHELMNASEQAGDRAWRLPLGDEFYEQIESNFADLANTGGRLGGAITAGCFLARFATKYNWAHLDIAGTAWRSGKAKGATGRPVSLLSQFLLNRAGLNSDE, encoded by the coding sequence ATGGAGTTTAATGTAAAAAGCGGCAGCCCAGAGAAACAACGCAGCGCTTGTATTATCGTGGGGGTGTTTGAGCCTCGTCGTTTATCTCCGATCGCGGAGCAACTTGATAAAATCAGTGATGGCTATATCAGCGCCTTGTTACGCAGAGGTGAACTGGAAGGCAAAGTCGGACAATCATTGCTGTTACATCATGTACCTAATGTTCTCTCTGAGCGCGTTTTACTGATTGGTTGCGGTAAAGAGCGTGAATTGGATGAACGCCAGTATAAACAGATCATTCAGAAAACCATTAATACACTCAATGAAACTGGCTCTATGGAAGCCGTATGCTTTCTGACTGAGTTACACGTTAAAGGTCGTAATAATTACTGGAAAGTGCGTCAAGCGGTTGAGACTGCAAAAGACTGCCTCTATACCTTTGATCAACTAAAAAGCAATAAGACAGAATTACGTCGTCCATTACGTAAGATGGTCTTTAATGTACCTACTCGTCGTGAATTGCCAAGTGGTGAACGCGCAATTGCACACGGTTTAGCCATCGCATCAGGTATTAAAGCATGTAAAGATTTAGCTAACATGCCTCCCAATATCTGTAATGCTGCTTATTTAGCCTCTCAAGCTCGCCAACTAGCCGATTCATCTACCAATGTTTCTACGCGTGTTATTGGCGAAGAACAAATGAAAGAGCTAAATATGAATGCTTACCTTGCGGTAGGGCAAGGCTCTCAAAATGAATCTTTAATGTCGATTATCGAATATAAAGGCAATAAAGATCCTGAAGCTCGCCCAATTGTGTTAGTGGGTAAAGGGCTGACATTTGACTCGGGTGGTATTTCTATTAAACCTGCTGATGGCATGGATGAGATGAAATACGACATGTGTGGTGCCGCAACGGTTTATGGTGTGATGCGCGTCGTTGCTGAACTCCAGTTACCAATCAATGTCATTGGTGTGCTTGCGGGTTGTGAAAATATGCCGGGTGGAAAAGCGTATCGTCCTGGTGATATTTTAACAACTATGTCAGGTCAAACCGTCGAAGTATTAAACACCGATGCTGAAGGTCGTTTAGTGCTGTGCGATACATTAACCTATGTTGAACGCTTTGAACCTGAGTTAGTTGTTGATATCGCAACCTTAACCGGTGCATGTATGGTGGCTTTAGGCCATCACTACAGCGGATTAATGTCTAATCATAATCCATTAGCGCATGAATTAATGAATGCATCAGAGCAGGCAGGTGACCGCGCTTGGCGTTTACCATTAGGCGATGAGTTCTATGAACAAATCGAATCTAATTTTGCTGATTTAGCCAATACAGGTGGGCGTTTAGGGGGGGCAATTACTGCGGGTTGTTTCTTAGCGCGTTTTGCAACTAAATATAACTGGGCTCACTTAGATATTGCCGGTACAGCATGGCGTTCAGGTAAAGCAAAAGGGGCAACAGGCCGTCCTGTTTCTTTATTGTCTCAGTTCTTACTTAATCGCGCAGGTTTGAATAGCGACGAGTAA
- a CDS encoding DNA polymerase III subunit chi, with amino-acid sequence MKNATFYLMEHPSIHDDLQAHEWLACQLTAEHWRLGKRILLVCESQAQAELLDEALWAREPHQFVPHNLAGEGPRYGSPVELCWPGKRGNAPRDLLINLQSQFVDFATAFHEVIDFVPIDEQLKQLARERYKIYRSVGFTLTMATPPTY; translated from the coding sequence ATGAAAAACGCCACGTTTTATTTAATGGAACACCCATCAATACATGATGATTTACAGGCTCATGAGTGGCTTGCCTGTCAACTTACCGCTGAACATTGGCGATTAGGCAAACGTATTTTGTTGGTTTGTGAGTCTCAAGCTCAAGCTGAATTGCTTGATGAGGCATTATGGGCAAGAGAACCTCATCAGTTTGTTCCTCATAATCTTGCAGGTGAAGGACCTCGTTATGGCTCTCCTGTTGAATTATGTTGGCCTGGAAAACGTGGTAATGCACCTCGTGATCTCTTGATTAATTTGCAATCGCAATTCGTAGACTTTGCCACAGCTTTCCATGAAGTGATAGACTTTGTACCTATTGATGAACAATTGAAACAGTTGGCGCGTGAACGATATAAAATTTATCGTAGCGTCGGCTTTACTTTGACAATGGCTACGCCGCCAACCTATTGA
- a CDS encoding valine--tRNA ligase: MENKSAPKEPSLDTTYNPAEIEQPLYQHWEKNGYFKANGDTTKESFCIVIPPPNVTGSLHMGHAFQQTIMDTMIRYQRMQGKNTLWQSGTDHAGIATQMVVERKIAAEEGKNRHDYGRDAFIDKIWEWKAESGGNISNQMRRLGNSVDWERERFTMDEGLSKAVKEAFVRLHKEDLIYRGKRLVNWDPKLHTAISDLEVENREVKGSMWHLRYPLADGAKTAEGKDYLIVATTRPETMLGDTGVAVNPEDPRYKDLIGKEIILPIVNRRIPILADEHADMEKGTGCVKITPAHDFNDYEVGRRHQLPMINIMDFDGNIRVSAEVLDTNGVESDVYSTEIPEAYQGMERFAARKAMVAEFERLGLLEEIKPHDLTVPYGDRGGVVIEPLLTDQWYVRAAPLAKPAVEAVKNGDIQFVPKQYENMYFSWMNDIQDWCISRQLWWGHRIPAWYDNEGNVYVGRDEEEVRRENNIAADVALRQDDDVLDTWFSSALWTFSTLGWPENTEALKTFHPTNVLVSGFDIIFFWIARMIMMTMHFIKDEDGKPQIPFNTVYMTGLIRDEEGQKMSKSKGNVLDPLDMIDGISLENLLEKRTGNMMQPQMAEKIAKRTRKEFPEGIEAHGTDALRFTLAALASTGRDINWDMKRLSGYRNFCNKLWNASRFVLMNTEEQDCGYQGGEMTYSLADRWILAEFNNTVKAYREALDNYRFDIAAGILYEFTWNQFCDWYLELSKPAVHKGNDAQKRAARHTLIEVLEGLLRLAHPIIPFITETIWQRVKEVKGIEGETIMLQAFPEFDASLVDEHALNDLEWIKEVIVAVRNIRAEMNIAPGKPLEVILRGADDNAKRRVSDNIGFLKAMGRLADIRPLAEGEEAPLSVTKLVSGAELLIPMAGFIDKDAELVRLDKELEKVEKDITTLDSKLSNDGFVSRAPEAVVAKERERLATCLNAKEKLIAQKISIASL, translated from the coding sequence ATGGAAAATAAATCCGCACCGAAAGAGCCATCGCTCGACACAACATATAATCCAGCAGAGATTGAACAACCTCTGTATCAGCATTGGGAAAAAAATGGCTATTTCAAAGCCAATGGCGATACAACAAAAGAAAGCTTCTGTATCGTGATCCCACCGCCAAACGTCACAGGTAGTCTACATATGGGTCATGCTTTCCAGCAGACCATTATGGATACCATGATCCGTTATCAGCGCATGCAAGGTAAAAATACCTTATGGCAGTCAGGTACTGACCATGCAGGTATCGCAACTCAAATGGTTGTTGAGCGTAAAATTGCTGCTGAAGAAGGTAAAAATCGTCATGACTATGGTCGTGATGCATTTATCGACAAAATTTGGGAATGGAAGGCAGAATCAGGTGGTAACATTTCTAACCAAATGCGTCGTTTAGGTAATTCTGTTGATTGGGAACGTGAACGTTTCACCATGGATGAAGGATTATCTAAAGCGGTAAAAGAAGCTTTTGTTCGTTTACATAAAGAAGATCTTATCTACCGCGGCAAACGCCTTGTAAACTGGGATCCTAAATTACACACCGCGATTTCTGATCTTGAAGTCGAAAACCGTGAAGTTAAAGGATCTATGTGGCACCTGCGCTATCCTTTAGCTGATGGAGCAAAAACAGCGGAAGGCAAAGATTACCTCATTGTTGCAACAACACGGCCTGAAACCATGTTAGGTGATACCGGTGTTGCAGTTAACCCAGAAGATCCTCGCTATAAAGATTTAATTGGTAAAGAAATTATTTTACCCATCGTTAACCGTCGTATCCCGATTTTAGCGGACGAACACGCTGATATGGAAAAAGGGACCGGTTGCGTAAAAATCACCCCTGCTCACGACTTTAACGACTACGAAGTTGGACGCCGCCATCAATTACCCATGATTAATATCATGGATTTTGACGGCAATATCCGTGTTAGCGCAGAAGTATTAGACACCAATGGTGTTGAATCTGATGTTTACAGCACTGAAATTCCAGAAGCCTACCAAGGTATGGAACGCTTTGCTGCACGTAAAGCTATGGTTGCTGAATTTGAACGCCTAGGTTTATTAGAAGAGATCAAACCTCACGATTTAACGGTACCTTACGGCGACCGTGGTGGCGTAGTTATCGAGCCTCTATTAACAGACCAATGGTATGTTCGCGCAGCGCCTTTAGCAAAACCTGCTGTTGAAGCGGTTAAAAATGGCGATATCCAATTTGTACCAAAACAGTACGAAAATATGTACTTCTCATGGATGAACGATATCCAAGATTGGTGTATTTCTCGTCAACTGTGGTGGGGTCACCGTATTCCTGCTTGGTATGATAATGAAGGTAATGTCTACGTCGGTCGTGACGAGGAAGAAGTTCGTCGTGAAAACAATATCGCAGCAGATGTGGCATTACGCCAAGATGATGACGTACTGGATACGTGGTTCTCATCTGCACTGTGGACATTTTCAACATTAGGCTGGCCTGAAAACACCGAAGCACTGAAAACATTCCATCCAACGAATGTCTTAGTCAGTGGATTCGATATCATTTTCTTCTGGATCGCCCGCATGATCATGATGACCATGCACTTTATCAAAGATGAAGACGGTAAACCGCAAATTCCATTTAATACGGTTTACATGACAGGTCTTATTCGTGATGAAGAAGGTCAGAAGATGTCAAAATCCAAAGGTAACGTACTCGACCCTCTGGATATGATCGACGGTATTTCATTAGAAAACCTGTTAGAAAAACGTACAGGTAATATGATGCAGCCTCAGATGGCTGAAAAAATTGCTAAACGTACTCGCAAAGAGTTCCCAGAAGGTATTGAAGCACACGGTACAGATGCCTTGCGCTTTACCTTAGCTGCGTTGGCTTCAACCGGTCGCGATATTAACTGGGATATGAAACGTTTATCGGGTTACCGTAACTTCTGTAATAAGCTGTGGAACGCAAGTCGCTTTGTTCTGATGAATACAGAAGAGCAAGATTGTGGCTACCAAGGTGGTGAGATGACATACTCACTCGCTGACCGTTGGATCTTAGCAGAATTCAACAATACCGTTAAAGCTTATCGTGAAGCGTTAGACAACTATCGTTTCGATATCGCTGCGGGTATTTTATATGAATTTACTTGGAACCAATTCTGTGACTGGTATCTTGAGCTATCAAAACCTGCAGTACACAAAGGTAATGATGCACAAAAACGCGCAGCACGTCATACGCTGATTGAAGTATTAGAAGGCTTATTACGTCTTGCTCATCCAATCATTCCATTTATCACAGAAACCATCTGGCAACGAGTGAAGGAAGTGAAAGGCATTGAAGGTGAAACCATCATGCTACAAGCTTTCCCTGAGTTCGATGCATCGCTGGTGGATGAACATGCACTTAACGATCTTGAGTGGATCAAAGAAGTGATTGTTGCGGTTCGTAATATCCGTGCTGAAATGAATATCGCTCCAGGCAAACCACTTGAGGTTATTTTACGTGGTGCAGATGACAATGCTAAGCGCCGTGTCAGCGACAATATTGGTTTCTTAAAAGCTATGGGGCGTTTAGCGGATATTCGTCCATTAGCAGAAGGTGAAGAAGCGCCATTATCAGTGACCAAACTGGTTAGCGGCGCAGAATTGCTGATCCCAATGGCAGGCTTTATCGATAAAGATGCAGAGCTTGTTCGTTTAGATAAAGAGCTTGAAAAAGTAGAGAAAGATATCACCACTTTAGACAGTAAATTATCTAACGATGGTTTTGTTAGCCGAGCACCAGAAGCGGTTGTTGCTAAAGAGCGTGAACGCTTAGCGACATGCTTAAATGCAAAAGAGAAGCTAATCGCACAGAAAATCTCTATCGCCTCTTTATAA